The following is a genomic window from Anaerolineales bacterium.
TGGGTCTGGATCAACCTGTGCTGGTGCAACTGGGGATCTACATGCGCCAGATCTTGTTGGAAGGAGATTTTGGCAGCTCCATCCGCTACAGCCGACCGGTGTCGTTGATGCTGATCGAGCGTTTGCCGGTGACGCTGGAGCTCGGGGTTTCTGCCCTAATTCTGGCCGTGATGGTTGGCATTCCTGCTGGCATCCTGTCTGCGGTGAAGCGCAATTCGCGCATTGATGTGGCCGCCATGGTCGGCTCCAACATTGGCGTATCCATGCCCGTCTACTGGCTGGGATTGATGCTGGCCTATGTCTTTTCCATTTTCCTGAAAGATACGCCTTTTTGGCTGCCCCCCAGCGGCCGCTTAACGGCTGGCGTGATTGCTGCCCCCTTCTACAAAGTGTGGGATTGGCAGTTAATTTCTGGCAGCCTGGGAGCGCAAGCAGCTGATTTCCTGAGTAACCTGGTCTTATTTAATTCATTTATCACCGGCCAATGGCACGTCTTTTCGGACGGCATCAAACATCTGATCTTGCCCGCCGTGGCCCTCAGTACCATTCCCTTGGCCATTATTGCCCGCATCACACGCTCCAGCATGCTGGATGTGCTGGGTGCTGAATATGTGCGCACAGCCCGGGCCAAAGGCCTGGCCGAACGTGCCGTGATACTCAAGCACGCATTGCGCAACGCACTGTTGCCCATTATCACGGTAGTTGGTTTGCAGACCGGCACATTGTTTGCCGGCGCGGTGCTCACCGAAACCATCTTCAGTTTTTCGGGGGTGGGCCGCGCCCTGTTTGATGCCATCACTGGGAGAGACTTTCCTGTCATCCAGGCTTTCACGGTGGTGATAGCCGTGGGCTATGTAGCCATTAACTTGATTGTCGATATCTGCTATGCCTTTATTGATCCACGCATCAAGATTGAGTAGGTGAGCGCCATGGCTGTTCAAAGTCCCCCTGTCGCTTCGGTTGAGCAAGTGCAAGACTATCGCAACAATAGTCTGCTCTTTCTTACATTTCGGCGCCTCTTCCGCCAGCGCAATGCCCAGGTTGGCATGCTGATTCTGGGTTTTCTGGTTTTGGTGGCCATCTTTGCCCCGGCCCTGGCCCCTTATGACCCCGACCAATCGCTGATTGGCGTGGAAAGCATTGACAAGCGGGCTGGGCCATGCATTCACTTGCTGGGCTGCTCCGCAGACCAGCCGGAGCATTACATGGGTGTGGACGGCAACGTGCGCGACCAATACAGCCGCATTATCTACGGCACGCGGGTTTCCCTGTTTATTGGTTTCTCCACGATTGGCTTGGCCGTCATCTTTGGCACCATCATTGGCGCCGTCTCCGGTTACGCCGGTGGGTGGGTCGACAACATCATCATGCGCATCATGGATGTCATTCTGGCGTTTCCCTCTTTCTTGCTGGCCATTGCGATCATCACCGTATTGGGGCGCGGCCTGCAGAATGCGTTGTATGCGATTGCGATAGTGAACGTACCCGTGTTCGCCCGTCTGGTGCGCTCCAGTGTCATCTCCCTCAAAGAGTTGGATTTTGTCACTGCTTCGCGTTCGCTGGGCGCCAGTCCGCTGCGCATCCTCTTTATCCGCATTCTGCCCAATGCCATCCCGACCTTGATCGTGCAAGCCACCCTCAGCATCGGCGGCGCCATTCTGGAAGCCGCGGCGCTCTCTTTTCTGGGCCTTGGCGCTCAGCCGCCGTTGGCGGAGTGGGGCACCATGCTAGGCACGGAGCGCAACCAGGTCTTCACTTCTCCACATCTGGTCTTTTTCCCCGGCATCGCCATCATGGTCACGGTGCTGGCCTTCAACCTGCTGGGCGATGGTTTCCGCGACGCTATGGACCCCCGCCTGGCGCAACTGGCCAAGACCTAGGATGGCTGCAAGCATGTCGACCAAGAAAACCGCCCCCCAACCTTTGCTGGATGTCCAGAATCTAAAGACCTACTTCTATACCGATGACGGCGTATTGACGGCGGTTGACGGTGTGGACTTCCAGGTAGCCCCGCGCCAGGTCTTTGGCCTGGTGGGCGAATCGGGTTGTGGCAAAAGCGTTACCTCGCTATCCATCATGCGCTTGGTGGACACCCCAGGCAAGATCGTGGATGGCCAAGTCTTGCTGCAAGGGGAGAACTTGCTGGACAAAACCCCTGCTGAAATGACCAAGGTGCGCGGCAGCCAGATCTCCATGATCTTCCAGCAGCCAAAGAGCAGCCTCAATCCTGTGTTCACCATTGGCGACCAGATCGTGGAAGTCTTCAAGATCCATGAAACCATCAGTGAAAAGGACGCCCGCCAGCGAGCCGTCGAATTGCTGCGCCGGGTGGGCATCCCGGACCCGGAGCGCAAGGCCCAGGCCTATCCGCACGAACTGTCGGGCGGCCAGGCCCAGCGCGTGATGATCGCCATGGCGCTGGCGCTAAAGCCGCGGCTGCTGATTGCGGATGAGCCCACCACCGCGTTGGACGCTACTATCCAAGCCCAAATTCTGGACTTGATGCAAGACCTGCGCGACACGACCGACACGGCGGTGATCCTCATCACGCATGACTTGGGCGTGATTGCCGAGCTGGCTGACCGTGTGGCCGTAATGTACGCGGGCAAGATCGTGGAGGAGGGCGACACAACGGCGCTCTTCGACAAGCCCTTGCATCCTTACACCCAGGGTCTGATGGGCTCCATCCCGGTTTTGGGGGACACCAAGGAACGTTTGGAAGTTATCCCGGGCAATGTGCCCAGCCTGATCAACTTGCAGCCGGGCTGCCGCTTTGCTTCCCGCTGCGGCGCTCGGGTGGAGCATAACCTGGAGATTTGTACGCAGGTCGAACCCGACTTGATCGAATTTGATGCGGGCCACAAAGTGCGCTGTTGGCTGTATCAGGAGCATGCCGGCCACACACCGCCTCTAAAAGCGTTTGCCGGCAAGAAGGACCGCAAATGAGCGCCAAAAGCCAAACGTCCCCAGAGCGTAGCCCCTTGATCGAGGTGCGCAACCTCAAGAAGTATTACCCAGTGCGCGGCGGCTTACTGCGTCGAAAAGTGGCAGATGTTAAAGCTGTGGACGATGTCAGCTTTGCCATCTACCCTGGTGAGACACTGGGCCTGGTAGGCGAATCGGGGTGCGGCAAGACCACGGTGAGCAAGACCATGCTGCGCCTGGAAGAGGCTACGGCTGGGCACATCTTCTTCGAAGGAGAAGATGTGCTGGCCGCCGACGCGGCCGGGATGAAAAACCTGCGCCGCAATATGCAGATCGTCTTTCAGGACCCGTATTCTTCGCTGGACCCGCGTCTGCCGGTGGGCGAATCGATTGCCGAGGCCCTGGTGGTTCACGGCATTGGCGATCCGCAGGAGCGTTTTGAGCGCGTACTTGAGGTGCTCAAGAAGGTTGGGCTGGAAGACTATCACGCCACCCGCTACCCGCACCAGTTCTCCGGAGGACAACGCCAGCGCATCGGCATTGCCCGCGCTTTGATCTTGGATCCCAAGTTCATCGTCCTGGATGAGCCAGTCTCGGCCCTGGACGTATCGATCCAGGCGCAGGTGCTCAATTTGCTTTCCGACCTGCAGCAGGAACTCGGGCTGACCTACCTGTTCGTGGCCCACAACCTGGCGGTGGTGGAACATATCTCGCACCGTGTGGCGGTCATGTATCTGGGCCGTGTGGCGGAGATCGCGCCGCGCAAGGCGCTTTTCAAGAAGCCCTTGCATCCTTACACACAGGCGCTTATGTCTGCCGTGCCCAAGAAGCACCCGGCAGAGAAGAAAGAGCGCATTCTGCTCACGGGGGACGTGCCCAGCCCGCTGAACCCGCCCAGCGGTTGCCGCTTCCACCCGCGCTGTCCGGTAGCGCGCATGGGCCACTGCAACGTGGAAGAACCCCAACTGCGCCAGCTGGAGCCCGAGCACTGGGTGGCCTGCCATTACGCCGAAGATTTCCTCTAGATCAGCCTGCAAAGCCAGTTAGAATCTTCGGGCATGAACTTCGCTCCTGTGCCTGAGTTTGTTTCGCGCCGTTCGCCGGTCGTGGGCCGCGGTGGCATGTTGGCCAGCAGCCAACCGCTGGCCACCGCCGCCGGCCTGGAGATGCTGCGCGCCGGCGGCAGCGCCGCCGACGCGGCAGTAGCTACCGCTGCGGCGCTCAACGTCACTGAGCCGACCAGCACGGGTATCGGCGGTGATTGCTTTGCCCTCTATTATGAAGCGGCCACGCGGCAGGTGCATGCCCTGAATGGCTCCGGCCGCGCCCCGGCGGCCCTTAGCCTCGATCTGCTGAACCAGCAGGGTTTGACTGAACTGCCCCTGTACCATGCTCACACGGTCACGGTGCCTGGCGCGGCGGCGGGCTGGTGCGACACTGTGGCGCGCTTTGGCCGCCTGCCGCTGGGGCAGGTGTTGGCCCCGGCCATCGAGCTGGCTGAGGCGGGCTTCCCCGTGGCCCCGGTCACCAGCCATTTTTGGGAGCGCGGGGCGCAAAATCAGCTCAGCCGCGCGCCTAACGGGCACGAATTGACCATCGAAGGCCGTGCCCCGCGGCCGGGCGAGATCTTCCGTAACCCCGGCCTGGCGCGTACCTTGCGCCGTCTGGCAGAAGGCGGTGCACAGGCCTTTTATCAAGGCGAGATCGCCGAGGCGATCGTGGCGGTGCTGGCCGAGGCCGGCGGCGTGATGACGGCTGCTGATCTGGCAGCCCACCACAGCACCTGGGATGAGCCCATCTTCGCCGACTACCGCGGCCTGCGCGTGTGGGAGTGCCCGCCCAATGGGCAAGGCCTGGCCGCTTTGCTGGCCTTGAACATATTGGAAGGCTTTGACCTGGCCAGCCTGGACCCCTTGGGGCCAGAGCGCTGGCACCTGATAGTTGAGGCGATGCGCCTGGCCTTTGCCGACACGCGCTGGTTCGTGGCCGACCCGGCCAGCCACCCGGCGCCGCTGGAGGCGCTGCTTTCCAAGGACTATGCCGCCCAGCGCCGCGCCCTGATCGACCCAGGGCATGCCGTGGCGGATGTGGCCCGCGGCCGCCCCACGGCGGGCAGCGACACCGTGTATTTCAGCGTGGTGGACGGCGAGGGCAACGCCTGCTCGTTCATCAACAGCAATTATCACGGCTTCGGCACCGGCATGGTGCCCAAGGGCTGGGGCTTCACCTTGCAAAACCGCGGCTATGGTTTCAGCCTGGACCCGGCGCACCCCAATGCGCTGGCCCCGGGCAAACGCCCGTACCACACCATCATCCCGGCCATGATCACGCATGCCGACAGCGGCGAGCTGTTTGCCAGCTACGGGGTAATGGGCGGGTACATGCAGCCGCAGGGTCACATGCAGGTCGCCGTGGGGCTGATCGACGATGGGCTGGACCCGCAGACGGCCCTGGACCGGCCGCGCTTTTGTATTGAAGACGGCAGTGCCTCGCTGGAGCTGGCGGTGGAACATGGGCTGCCCGAAGGCACCCAAACCCAGCTGGCTGCCATGGGCCACCAGCTGAAAGAGGTGGACGGGCTGCCGCGGGCCTTGTTTGGCCGCGGGCAAGTGATCTTGCGAGAACGGGAGACTGGCGTGCTGTGGGGCGGCAGCGACCCGCGCGCCGATGGATTGGCGATGACCTTATGACCCAGGCAACTGCTGTCGCACACCCCAACATTGCCTTCATCAAATACTGGGGCAACCAGGACCAGGCTTTGCGCCTGCCTTCGAATGGCTCGATTTCCATGAACCTGGATGGTTTGCATTCCCATACCTCGGTGCGGTTCACCAGCAGCCTGGCTGGGGATGAATTGCTGCTGGACGGCAAAACCGCCAGCCCTGAGCAGACCCAGCGCGTGACGGCTTTTCTGGACCTGGTGCGCGGGCAGGCCGGCATCGCCAGCCCGGCCCGCGTGGAGAGCCGCAACAATTTCCCCAGCGGGGCTGGGATCGCTTCGTCCTCCTCAGCCTTTGCTGCGCTGGCCTTGGCGGCCAGCGCATCTGCCGGCCTGCAGCTGGACGAAGCCGCCCTCTCGCGCCTGGCCCGGCGCGGCTCTGGCTCCGCCAGCCGCTCGGTGCCGGGCGGTTTTGTGGAATGGCGGCCGGGCAGCGACGCCGAAAGCTATGCCAGCAGTATTGCCCCAGCGACGTACTGGGATCTGGTGGACTGCATTGCCGTGATCAGCGAAGCCCATAAGGCCACCGGCTCCACCGCCGGGCATGTGCTGGCCGGCAGCTCCGCGCTGCAGGCCGCCCGCCTGGCCGGCGCCCCGCAGCGCCTGGAGCAGTGTCGCACGGCGATCCAAAAGCGAGACTTCGAAGCCCTGGCAGAAGTGGCCGAGCTGGACTGCCATTTGATGCACGCGGTGATGATGACCTCGCAGCCCGGCTTGCATTACTGGCTGCCGGCCAGCCTGGAGGTGATGGAGGCGGTGCGCGCCTGGCGCGCGGCCGGCACCCCCGCCTTCTATACGCTGGACGCCGGGCCGAATGTGCATGTGCTCTGCCCGGCCAGCGGCGCAGACGCGCTGAGCGCCGCGCTGCAGCAGGTGCCCGGCGTGCTGCGTGTGCTGCGGGCCGGCGCCGGCGGCCCGGCGCAGCTGCTGCCGGCTTCCTAATTCCCGTCTTAGTTTGCCCCGGCGGTTTCGCCGGCGGCAAACGATATAATTTCCGGATTGGACTTTGGAGAACAGATCATGACGTTAATTCTTTTTGTGGTTGCCTTGGTATCCCTGATCGTATTGCATGAATTGGGGCATTTTTTTGCCGCCAAATTCAGCGGCATCAAGGTCAAGGAATTTGGGATTGGTCTGCCGCCGCGCGTCATGACCCTCTTCAAGTGGGGCGAAACCGATTTCACATTGAATGCGCTGCCCCTGGGCGGGTTTGTTCTGCCCGAGGGTGAAAATGACCCGGATGTGCCCGGAGGCCTGTCTGCCGCCCCGCCGCTTAAGCGGATTTTCGTGCTGTTGGCCGGCCCGGCGATGAACCTGCTGGCTGCGGTGGTTCTGTATTTCATCATCTTCATGCAGATCGGGGCGCCGGACCTGAGCCGGGTGGAAGTGATGAGCATCTCGCCCGATTCGCCGGCCCAGACCGCCGGCCTGCAGGTGGGGGATGTGCTGCTGCGCGTGGACGGCCAGCCGGTGACCAGCAGCCAGAGGCTGCAAGAACTGATCTATGCCAGCCTGGGCGAGCAGATCGAACTGACGATTGAGCGCGCCGGCGAGGAACACAACCTGTACCTGGTGCCGCGCGACCCACCCCCGCCGGATGGCGCGATTGGGATTGCGATGGGCAACCCCAGTGTGGCGGCCAACCCGGCGCAGGCGCTGAGCCTGGGTGTGCAGATGGTGCGCCAGCAGGCCGATAACCTGCTGCGCCTGCCGGGCCGCCTGCTGAGCGGGACGGCCAACGAAGATGAAGGCCGCCTGATCGGCTACAAGGGCATGTACGACATCTTCACCGCGGTACGGGCCGCCGACACAGCCCCGCAGAGCCCCACGCCCGCCGGCGTGAACACCATGTCTTTCTTCGCCTCCATCTCGATTTCGCTGGGCATCCTCAACCTGCTGCCCCTGCCGGCGCTGGACGGCGGCCGGATCTTGTTCACCCTGCCGGAGCTGCTCTTCCGCCGCCGGGTGCCTGCCGTCTACGAGAACACGGTCAACTTCGTCGGCTTCGCCTTGCTGCTGATGCTGTTGATCTATATCAATGTTCAAGATTTCCTCAACCCGATCGTGCTTCCCTAAAAATGCAAGAAGACCTGACCCCCACACCGGAAGATATTTCGTTTGATGAGGTGCTGAGCGCGCTGCGCGACGAGTCGCAGCCTATGCCGGCGCGCCTGCTGTATGGCTTCTCCAACCTGGACGGCGTGGAAGCCGGGGCGCTGCGCGCCGTGTGGCCGGGCTTGTCCGCCGCCCGCCGGCTGGGCGTGCTGGAGGACCTGGAGGCTTTGGCCGAGGGCAACGTGATCTTGTCGTTCGACGCGGTCAACCTGATCGCCCTGGACGATGAAGAGCCGCGGGTGCGCGTGACCGCCGTGCGCGCTTTGTGGACCTCTGAGCAGCCGGCGTTCCTGGAACGGCTGCTGCGCTTGGTGCAAGATGACCCGGTGGGGGAAGTGCGCGCCCAGGCCGCGGCGGGCCTGGGCCAGTATGTGCTCTGGGGCGAGCTGCAGTCCATCCGCCCGGCAGACCTGCAGCAAGCGGAACAAGCCCTGCTGCGCACCTACGAAGACGACCCCGATGAACTGGTGCAGCGCCGCGCCCTGGAAGCCCTGGGCTATTCCAGCCGCCCGGAAGTGCCTGACCTGATCGAGCAGGCCTATGAGCGTGACGACGATGACTGGATCGGCAGCGCCCTGTATGCCATGGGCCGCTCCGCCGATGACCGCTGGACGCGCCCGGTGCTGGACCGGCTGAAGGACCACAACGCCGAGCTGAGCCGCGAGGCGGCCCGGGCGGCGGGCGAGCTGGAGATCGGCGAGGCCCTGCCGGCCCTGATCGACCTGCTGCAGGACGAGGACGCTGAGCTGCGCCTGACGGCGGCCTGGTCGCTTTCGCAGATCGGCGGCGAGGGCGTGGAAGACGCCCTGGAAGAGCTGCTCGAGCGCAGCGAGGACGAAGAAGAGATCGAGCTGCTGGAGGACGCGCTGGAAAACCTGGCCTTCACCCATGAAATGTCCGAGATGCCCATTTTGGATTTTTCGCCGGATGACCTGGAAGACCTGGTGCGCCCCGACCTGCCCATCGACGAGGATGACGACCCCGAACTGGATTAGTCGGGCCGGGTTGTGCGCGGCCGCGCTGGGCTGCCTGGCTGTGCCAAGCCTGGCGCCACTGGCCGCTCCGGCGTCTGCTGCGACCGCGGCTGCCGCCCAGCAAGGGGTGCAGGTGGTGGAGCAAACGCACAGCTATCTGTTCAACGATTCGCTGCATTTCCAAGCCGAGTTTGCCGCCAGCATGCGCATCATGAACGCCTTTGTCTTCTATGAGTGGGAGGGCAGCGGGCGGCACTGGGTGTATGAAGGCGAGCTGAGCGAGAACCGCCTTTTGGATGTTAACGTGCCCCTGGAGGCGGCCAACCAGCCGCCGCCCTTTACTGAAGTCCGCTATTGGTTCCGCTTCGCCGATCTGCGCGGCCTGGTTCACGAGAGCCAGGTCTATTCATTCTTCTACGACGACAACCGCTACGCCTGGAACAGCTACCAGGACGGGCCGTTCACGCTGCACTGGTATGCCGGCGACGCGGGCTATGCGGCTTCGATCCTGGCGGCCGCTCGCCAGGGCGTGCTGCGCACCCAGGCGCTGCTGCCGGGCGCGCAACTGGCCGCGGCCACACTGCGCGTGTATGAGGACGCCGCCGATGTGCAGCTGATCGCCGGGCGTTCCGGGATCGCCTGGCAGGCCGGCCACACGGACCCGGCGGCCGAGATGCTCTTGCTGGCCCTGCCGCCCGGCCCCGGCCAAAGCCTGGAGGTGCAGCGCCAGGTGCCGCATGAAGTGGCGCACCTGATGCTGTACCAGACCCTGGGGCCGGAGCCGTATGCCCGCTTGCCGGTCTGGCTGAATGAGGGCATTGCGGCGCAGGCCGAACTGTATTCCGACCCGGAAGCGGCGGCGCTGCTGGCCGCGGCGGCCGGGCAGGGCAGCCTGCTGCCGCTGGCGGCGCTGTGCGCCAGCTTTCCGCAGGATGCGGCCAGCGCCCGGCTGGCCTATGCCCAGGCGGGCGACTTTGTGCACTACCTGGTGGAAACCTATGGCCAGACCGGCTTCCACCTGTTGGTGGACGCTTATTTGCACGACGGGGAATGCCTGGGCGCCCCGCAACAGGACTTCGGGACCGACCTGAACGGCCTGCAGACCGCATGGCAAACGGCGCGCTTCACCGCCTCGCCGCAGGGCGTTGAATTTTGGCTGGCGGCGGTGCCGTGGCAGACGATCCTGGCTTCGGCCGGGGCAGCGCTGGCCCTGTTCCTGGTGCTGCGGCTGAGTGGGCGGAGATAGCGATCAGCAGTCAGCAATCAGCGTTCAGCAATACATAAGCCCATGTCCAACCAACGACTCCACATCTTGATATCCGGCCATGTGCAGGGTGTGGGCTTTCGCTATTTTGTGATGCGCCAGGCGCAGGAGCTCGGCCTGAGCGGCTGGACCCGCAACCTGCATGACGGCCACGTGGAAGCTGTGGCTGAGGGTCCGCGGCCAGCACTGGAGCGGCTGTTGGTTGCCGCCCGTCAGGGGCCGCCGGGCTCGGCGGTGAGCGATGTGCAGGCGGAGTGGGGCGCGGCGACGGGGGAGTTCAGCGGGTTTGAGGTGGTTGGGTAGGGGCGGTTTGCAAACCGCCCCTACGCGATTGGTGTGGTAGGCAGTTGCAAACCGCCCCTACACCTCTACCACCTTCATCACTTCATCACCATAGTGATTGATGACCTTGACCGCGATTTTGCCGGTCTTCGGTTTGGGGAAGGGGCGCGAGGTGGTTGAGTACAGTTCATCCCAGACGTCTTCGTTGATTTCTGCCTTGAGTGCTTTCTTGAGTTTCTCGTAAGGCTTGTCTGCGCCCAGGAAGTAGGCCTGGGTGACGAAGAAGGCTTCGTCGTTGTAGTTGGTGTCCACGAACCAGGCGGCGATGTCGTGCTCCGGATCACCGCTGCCGCTGCTGCGGATTTCGCTCTTCACCGGGTCGTAGACGTCCACGCCCAGCACCTCCACCTGCGCGCCGCCTTCGGCTTCCCTGACCTTGATCTCGGGCTCGCCGAAGGCCAGGAAGAGGTTGCCCGAGCCAGTCTTTTTGAGCAGGTCGCCCATCGACAGGTCGGGGTTGATTTTGACCTTCAACACCCGCAGGCCATTGACCTGGCTGGGTTCGGAGAAGGCAGATGCATCGAAAGAAGTGGCGGCCACCACAAGCAAATCGGCAAACTTTTTGGATACGCGGGCTGCCTGGCGGATGAAGTCGTCGTCCACGCTGCCGAATTCCGGGCCGATGGAGACAGCCACCTTTTTGACGCCGTTTTCGCTCTGATACTCGCCGACGGCTTGTACTTCCGGCCCGCTGGGCAGGATGTCCAGATTGGTGAATTCCAAGCGGGCGTCCTTCTCGCCGGTTTGCACGCCGGCCTTGAGCATGTTCTCGACGATGGTCTGCGCAAAGCGCTCGGTGGAGAGCAGCTCTTGCCGGTCCGAGACGCGATGCGGCGAAAGCGATTCGACTGTGAACGGGCCGGCGACGCGCACCAGGTCTTTGGCCTCCAGCGGCTGGTCGTAGAGGATTTCCTGGGCGGGCTCCTCATCGTTGGCCAAAGATTTCAATGTGATGTGCGGCACGGTCTTGTATTCAAAGCCCATGGAGATACTGGCCTCGTCCTTGAGCCGGTAGTAGGGATATTTGGCGCTCATCAGCCGAGTGCGGGCCAAGGCCAGGGCTACGCGCGAAGTGTCCGTGGTGATCCAGCGCCGACCCCATTGCTCCGCCACATAGGCTGTAGTGCCCGAACCGCAGGTGGGGTCGAGCACTATGTCGCCGGGGTCGGTGGTCATGAGGATGCAACGCTGAATTACAATTTGGTTCGTCTGAACTACATAAACCTTTTGCATTCCACTCCCAGATGCAGTATCGCTCCAAAGGTTTATTAACGGTGTTACAGGCAAGTCATCCAGATACCGCTTGTAAGACAGACCGGATCCGGTCTTAACTATCCTGCCTAGAGCAGCAAGTTTTTCCAAACCATCCAAAGAGGTTTTCCAGTGCGCGCCGCTTGAAGGAGTGTATTTTCTTCCCTCAAAGTTAAAAATCTGATCTTTGCTTGACGCACCAGCAGATTCCAGAATCTGGGTTCGGAAGATTCTGCCGCTAACGGTTCCCCAATCTTGCTTTTCTTGCTTACTTAGATTCCTAACTGTCCCATCTGCTAGTTCAACTTTGTTGTACGCCTCATATCCCTGATCCGGCGTCTTTAAATAATAAAGTTGCCGATATTTAAGGTTTGACTTGTCTTTAGCGTACCAAACAATATAGTCCGACACGTTATCCAAGGTTGATGAGCCGAAACCGCCAGTTTTTTGAAAGGTGATTTGTGAGACAAAATTGTTAGCCCCAAAGACCTGATCCATTAAAGTTCTGACAAAGTGAACATTTTCGTCTGAAATTTGGACAAAGCATGAACCGCTTTGATCTAACAATTCCCTGGCAGTTGTTAGCCTTTGCAGCAGATAGGTCAGGTATGAATGGATGCCCAGTTCCCATGTGTCACGAAAAGCCTTTACTTGCTCAGGTTGGCGAACGAAGTCTTCTACTTTGTTTTCTTTTACATCTCGTTTCCTTGTAGACACCTGCCAGTTTGAGCCGAACTTAATCCCATAGGGCGGGTCAATATAGATGCACTGCACCTTGCCGCGCATGCGCTCTTTTTCCAGCAGGCTGTTCATCACCAGCAGCGAATCGCCCAATATCATGCGGTTCTGCCAGTTGTCCTCGTGCTCGTAGAACTCCACGGCTTTGGCGATCTGTGTCTCCGCCGTCTCGCCAAAGAGCATCATCTGCGCGTTTTCGTCCGCGCCCAGCTTCAGGCGAGCAATGATGGCCTCCGGCGCGATCTTCTCCTGCACATAAATCGGCACGGTGGGCACGGAGAATTCGGCGCCTTGCTCCTCTTTGCCCGCCCAAACCAACTGCGGGTCCAGCGAGGGGTCGTAGGCGTATTTCTTCTTCACCGGCTGCTTCTGGCGCGCGGGCAGCTTCTCGGACTCCTCCTGGGTGGGGATGCGCACCCGTTTGGTCTCGTGCTTGTAGGAGCTAACCGGCGCGGCGGTGGTGACGGGTTTCTTCTTGATGGGTTTTCGTTTTGGCATGGCAGTCTCGTTAAACCAATTCTTGTGGGCTCAGGCTCTCAAAGCCTTTGTCCATCCCCAGGCGGATCAGGTTCTGCACTTCGTGGATGTCCTGCACCTCCAGCATGGCCCAGCGGCCGTGCTGGCCCAGGTTGTTCACCGCGGGCACCCAATATTCCCGGGCGGTCTTGACCTTCAGGGCCTTCTTGTCGTCCTTCTTGCCGGTCACTTCGACTATCAAGTTCAGTTTTTCTTTGTCCGGCATTTCCAGCACAGCGATGAAATCCGGATGGTAGGAGAGCGAGTTGCCCTGGTGCTCGTAGGGGATGACGAATTGCAGGCGCTCGTTCTTCACATAGGCCAGCACTTCAAGCATCTGCTCCAGGCGCTTGGCTACGCCTTGCTCCCACATCTCCGTGTCGGCCACCACGTAATTCACATGGCTCTTCACCGTTTCGTGCACCTCTTTGGTGGTCAGGAAATCTACATAGCGGGTGGAACCGAGCGCATCGTAGGGCGCCAGGATGGGCAGCAGTTTCTTCTCGCCGTCCTCGCTCAGGTGGTCGGCCACAATGCCCTGCTGTATCTTGGTCAGTGCGCCGTTGAAGTACTCACCGATGGATAAATAGCCGATGACCATGCGGTCCTTGAGTACCACCTGGGTTTGCACGTATTGCTCAACAATGCGCTTAAGTTGCGGGTACAGCCAGATTTTCGGATCCCCGTCTGCATCTTCGTAATAGCGACTGAGCAGGGCTTCCGTAAGGTGGGTGATGACGGTGCCTTCGCGGCGCTCTTTGATTTTTTCCAAATCCTCTTTGATTTC
Proteins encoded in this region:
- the ggt gene encoding gamma-glutamyltransferase — translated: MNFAPVPEFVSRRSPVVGRGGMLASSQPLATAAGLEMLRAGGSAADAAVATAAALNVTEPTSTGIGGDCFALYYEAATRQVHALNGSGRAPAALSLDLLNQQGLTELPLYHAHTVTVPGAAAGWCDTVARFGRLPLGQVLAPAIELAEAGFPVAPVTSHFWERGAQNQLSRAPNGHELTIEGRAPRPGEIFRNPGLARTLRRLAEGGAQAFYQGEIAEAIVAVLAEAGGVMTAADLAAHHSTWDEPIFADYRGLRVWECPPNGQGLAALLALNILEGFDLASLDPLGPERWHLIVEAMRLAFADTRWFVADPASHPAPLEALLSKDYAAQRRALIDPGHAVADVARGRPTAGSDTVYFSVVDGEGNACSFINSNYHGFGTGMVPKGWGFTLQNRGYGFSLDPAHPNALAPGKRPYHTIIPAMITHADSGELFASYGVMGGYMQPQGHMQVAVGLIDDGLDPQTALDRPRFCIEDGSASLELAVEHGLPEGTQTQLAAMGHQLKEVDGLPRALFGRGQVILRERETGVLWGGSDPRADGLAMTL
- a CDS encoding ABC transporter permease, with translation MIQYIVRRVLLAIPVILGILVVTFLIARAIPGDPCRSALGERATEAACEAFNQRMGLDQPVLVQLGIYMRQILLEGDFGSSIRYSRPVSLMLIERLPVTLELGVSALILAVMVGIPAGILSAVKRNSRIDVAAMVGSNIGVSMPVYWLGLMLAYVFSIFLKDTPFWLPPSGRLTAGVIAAPFYKVWDWQLISGSLGAQAADFLSNLVLFNSFITGQWHVFSDGIKHLILPAVALSTIPLAIIARITRSSMLDVLGAEYVRTARAKGLAERAVILKHALRNALLPIITVVGLQTGTLFAGAVLTETIFSFSGVGRALFDAITGRDFPVIQAFTVVIAVGYVAINLIVDICYAFIDPRIKIE
- a CDS encoding ABC transporter ATP-binding protein, yielding MSTKKTAPQPLLDVQNLKTYFYTDDGVLTAVDGVDFQVAPRQVFGLVGESGCGKSVTSLSIMRLVDTPGKIVDGQVLLQGENLLDKTPAEMTKVRGSQISMIFQQPKSSLNPVFTIGDQIVEVFKIHETISEKDARQRAVELLRRVGIPDPERKAQAYPHELSGGQAQRVMIAMALALKPRLLIADEPTTALDATIQAQILDLMQDLRDTTDTAVILITHDLGVIAELADRVAVMYAGKIVEEGDTTALFDKPLHPYTQGLMGSIPVLGDTKERLEVIPGNVPSLINLQPGCRFASRCGARVEHNLEICTQVEPDLIEFDAGHKVRCWLYQEHAGHTPPLKAFAGKKDRK
- a CDS encoding dipeptide ABC transporter ATP-binding protein, which translates into the protein MSAKSQTSPERSPLIEVRNLKKYYPVRGGLLRRKVADVKAVDDVSFAIYPGETLGLVGESGCGKTTVSKTMLRLEEATAGHIFFEGEDVLAADAAGMKNLRRNMQIVFQDPYSSLDPRLPVGESIAEALVVHGIGDPQERFERVLEVLKKVGLEDYHATRYPHQFSGGQRQRIGIARALILDPKFIVLDEPVSALDVSIQAQVLNLLSDLQQELGLTYLFVAHNLAVVEHISHRVAVMYLGRVAEIAPRKALFKKPLHPYTQALMSAVPKKHPAEKKERILLTGDVPSPLNPPSGCRFHPRCPVARMGHCNVEEPQLRQLEPEHWVACHYAEDFL
- a CDS encoding ABC transporter permease, with the protein product MAVQSPPVASVEQVQDYRNNSLLFLTFRRLFRQRNAQVGMLILGFLVLVAIFAPALAPYDPDQSLIGVESIDKRAGPCIHLLGCSADQPEHYMGVDGNVRDQYSRIIYGTRVSLFIGFSTIGLAVIFGTIIGAVSGYAGGWVDNIIMRIMDVILAFPSFLLAIAIITVLGRGLQNALYAIAIVNVPVFARLVRSSVISLKELDFVTASRSLGASPLRILFIRILPNAIPTLIVQATLSIGGAILEAAALSFLGLGAQPPLAEWGTMLGTERNQVFTSPHLVFFPGIAIMVTVLAFNLLGDGFRDAMDPRLAQLAKT